The following are encoded together in the Arcticibacterium luteifluviistationis genome:
- a CDS encoding LytR/AlgR family response regulator transcription factor, with product MIKILLVEDEGIIAADMENMLETMGYDLMETAMDYEEALERLEEGTPDLILLDVNLGGKKDGIDLAEVINERFSVPFIFTTSYSDGPTIQRANTVNPTNYLVKPFKKEQLFTAIELALLKIAGEKKLESEKPETEGLVIKDALFIKEKYRYTKLPVSDILWLKAEGNYIEIYLAEKKELIRMSLSHFLEKVNRPNFFRTHKSYAVNLDYMTKFEPTMVTILESEIPISKSYAEELVKRIEVM from the coding sequence ATGATAAAGATTTTACTTGTAGAAGACGAAGGGATTATTGCGGCAGACATGGAAAACATGCTGGAGACAATGGGCTATGACCTTATGGAAACAGCCATGGATTATGAAGAAGCCTTAGAGCGATTAGAAGAAGGAACTCCTGATTTAATTCTATTAGATGTAAACTTGGGTGGTAAAAAGGACGGAATTGACCTTGCTGAGGTTATTAACGAACGATTTAGCGTTCCGTTTATCTTTACTACCTCCTACTCTGATGGACCTACCATTCAAAGAGCCAATACTGTAAATCCAACAAACTACCTGGTAAAACCTTTTAAGAAAGAACAACTTTTCACGGCCATAGAGCTAGCCTTATTGAAAATAGCAGGAGAAAAAAAACTAGAATCTGAAAAGCCAGAAACAGAAGGACTTGTCATAAAAGATGCCCTCTTTATCAAAGAAAAATATCGTTATACAAAACTTCCAGTGAGCGACATCCTTTGGCTTAAAGCAGAAGGCAATTACATAGAAATCTATTTGGCAGAAAAAAAGGAACTCATAAGAATGAGCCTAAGCCATTTTCTAGAAAAAGTAAACAGACCTAATTTCTTCCGTACGCATAAATCATATGCAGTAAATTTGGATTATATGACCAAGTTTGAACCTACCATGGTCACAATCTTAGAATCTGAAATTCCTATATCTAAATCTTATGCGGAAGAATTGGTTAAAAGAATAGAGGTGATGTAA